A single SAR324 cluster bacterium DNA region contains:
- a CDS encoding sugar ABC transporter substrate-binding protein yields MSVKKITRRNLILLSTASAGVLATGWPKNILANKVTVVNSIRSLSNPYHATWNKGGEAFAKWAGADYVTLVTEGNSEKGISDIKAIIAKTGGNMVLNVDPNESPDARSIVEECVKAGVYVVTQWNKPSDLHPWDYNPHYVSHISFNGQPSGKAMAEALFSSMGGSGGIVALGGILSNVPAIERKAGLDQALSENKNVKLLDFQVANWDPNKAHEITMSWLTRFGDEIKGVWAANDGMGIAALEALRAEGLAGKVPVCGIDGIQLAVEAVLEGEFAGTVAWDPFWQGGMGLSIAYHAKMGEMNPKYQAKVHREFYGTGIYITKENAREFYNENIKSSPKLDFSDIWGRVSSQIQYS; encoded by the coding sequence ATGTCTGTTAAAAAGATAACAAGAAGAAATTTAATATTATTAAGCACAGCATCTGCAGGTGTATTGGCAACCGGATGGCCAAAAAATATACTTGCAAACAAAGTAACAGTAGTTAATTCCATTAGATCACTGTCAAATCCATACCATGCAACATGGAACAAGGGTGGAGAGGCGTTTGCTAAATGGGCTGGAGCTGATTATGTGACTCTAGTAACTGAAGGAAATAGTGAAAAAGGGATATCCGACATCAAGGCAATTATTGCTAAGACGGGAGGCAACATGGTCCTTAATGTGGATCCAAATGAAAGCCCTGATGCTAGATCTATAGTTGAAGAATGTGTAAAGGCTGGTGTTTACGTAGTTACACAATGGAACAAACCAAGTGACCTTCACCCATGGGATTACAATCCTCACTATGTGTCTCATATATCGTTTAATGGACAACCAAGTGGGAAAGCAATGGCAGAAGCTCTTTTTAGTTCAATGGGAGGATCAGGAGGAATTGTTGCTTTAGGAGGTATTTTATCAAATGTACCTGCTATAGAACGGAAAGCAGGACTAGATCAAGCTTTGTCTGAGAATAAAAATGTAAAATTACTTGATTTTCAAGTAGCTAATTGGGACCCAAATAAAGCACATGAAATTACAATGTCATGGTTAACAAGATTTGGGGATGAAATTAAAGGAGTGTGGGCCGCTAATGATGGTATGGGTATAGCGGCATTAGAAGCACTTCGTGCAGAGGGTCTTGCGGGAAAAGTCCCAGTCTGTGGAATTGATGGTATTCAGTTAGCTGTGGAGGCAGTCTTAGAAGGTGAATTCGCAGGAACGGTTGCTTGGGATCCATTTTGGCAGGGTGGAATGGGACTATCAATAGCCTATCATGCCAAGATGGGTGAAATGAATCCAAAGTATCAAGCAAAGGTGCATAGAGAATTCTATGGAACGGGTATATATATCACTAAAGAAAACGCCCGGGAGTTTTATAATGAAAATATTAAGAGTTCGCCAAAATTGGATTTTTCAGATATTTGGGGAAGAGTATCCAGCCAGATACAATACAGTTAA